A window of the Vibrio fluvialis genome harbors these coding sequences:
- the cysI gene encoding assimilatory sulfite reductase (NADPH) hemoprotein subunit, whose product MSTKIENNVQEVLGEVLGSLSDNERLKRESNFLRGTIEQDLQDRITGGFTADNFQLIRFHGMYQQDDRDIRNERTKQKLEPLHNVMLRARMPGGIIQPKQWLAIDKFATEHSLYGSIRLTTRQTFQFHGVLKPNIKLMHQTLNSIGIDSIATAGDVNRNVLCTSNPVESELHQEAYEWASRISEHLLPKTRAYAEIWLDGEKVEATDEEPILGSNYLPRKFKTTVVIPPQNDVDVHANDLNFVAIADNGKLVGFNVLVGGGLAMTHGDTSTYPRRADDFGFIPLDKTLDVAAAVVTTQRDWGNRSNRKNAKTKYTLDRVGVDVFKAEVEKRAGVMFGDSRPYEFTERGDRIGWVEGIDGKHHLTLFIENGRLLDFPGKPLKTGVAEIAKIHQGDFRMTANQNLIIAGVPADQKAAIEALAVSHGLMDSSVSEQRKNSMACVAFPTCPLAMAEAERFLPEFVTQVEGILEKHALPKEDNIILRVTGCPNGCGRAMLAEIGLVGKAPGRYNLHLGGNRAGTRVPKMYKENITDKQILEEIDTLVGRWAKEREVGEGFGDFTIRTGIIQEVIVSKRDFYA is encoded by the coding sequence ATGAGCACCAAGATTGAAAACAACGTACAGGAAGTTCTTGGCGAAGTGCTCGGCTCGCTTTCTGATAATGAACGTCTCAAGCGCGAAAGTAATTTCCTACGCGGCACGATCGAACAAGATCTGCAAGATCGCATTACGGGCGGATTTACCGCTGATAACTTCCAGTTGATCCGCTTCCACGGCATGTATCAGCAGGATGACCGTGACATTCGCAACGAACGTACCAAACAAAAACTGGAGCCGCTGCACAATGTGATGCTGCGTGCTCGTATGCCGGGCGGCATCATCCAGCCAAAACAGTGGCTGGCGATCGATAAGTTTGCAACCGAACACTCTCTGTATGGCAGTATCCGTCTGACGACCCGCCAGACCTTTCAGTTCCATGGCGTTCTGAAACCGAACATTAAATTGATGCACCAGACACTCAACAGCATCGGAATCGATTCGATTGCGACCGCGGGTGACGTAAACCGTAACGTACTATGTACCTCAAACCCGGTGGAATCTGAGCTGCACCAAGAAGCGTACGAATGGGCATCGAGAATCAGTGAGCATCTGCTGCCAAAAACGCGCGCTTATGCCGAAATCTGGTTGGATGGTGAGAAAGTGGAAGCCACCGATGAGGAACCGATTCTGGGCAGTAACTACTTACCGCGTAAATTCAAAACGACCGTGGTGATCCCGCCACAAAATGACGTGGACGTGCACGCTAACGATCTTAACTTCGTGGCGATTGCGGACAACGGCAAGCTGGTTGGCTTTAACGTGTTGGTGGGCGGTGGTCTGGCGATGACGCATGGCGACACCTCGACTTATCCTCGTCGCGCTGATGACTTCGGCTTTATTCCACTGGATAAAACGTTAGACGTTGCTGCTGCCGTGGTCACAACACAACGCGATTGGGGTAACCGTTCAAACCGTAAGAACGCGAAAACCAAATACACGCTGGATCGTGTTGGCGTTGATGTCTTTAAAGCGGAAGTGGAAAAACGTGCGGGCGTGATGTTTGGCGATAGCCGTCCATACGAGTTCACTGAACGCGGGGATCGTATCGGTTGGGTAGAAGGCATCGATGGCAAGCATCACCTGACGCTGTTCATTGAAAACGGACGTTTGTTAGATTTCCCTGGCAAGCCACTTAAAACCGGTGTGGCGGAAATTGCGAAGATTCACCAAGGCGATTTCCGTATGACGGCAAACCAAAACTTGATCATCGCTGGTGTCCCGGCTGATCAAAAAGCCGCGATCGAAGCATTGGCAGTGTCACATGGCTTAATGGACAGCAGTGTCAGCGAGCAGCGTAAGAATTCGATGGCGTGTGTGGCGTTCCCAACCTGTCCGTTGGCGATGGCTGAAGCTGAACGCTTCCTGCCGGAGTTTGTCACTCAGGTCGAAGGTATTCTGGAAAAACACGCGCTGCCAAAAGAAGACAACATCATTCTGCGTGTCACTGGTTGTCCGAACGGTTGTGGCCGCGCGATGCTGGCTGAAATCGGTTTGGTGGGTAAAGCGCCTGGCCGTTACAATTTGCACCTCGGTGGCAACCGCGCGGGAACCCGTGTGCCGAAGATGTATAAAGAGAACATCACCGACAAACAGATCCTGGAAGAAATTGATACGCTGGTGGGCCGTTGGGCGAAAGAGCGTGAGGTGGGTGAAGGGTTTGGTGATTTCACGATTCGTACCGGCATCATCCAAGAAGTGATCGTGTCTAAGAGGGACTTTTATGCCTGA
- a CDS encoding assimilatory sulfite reductase (NADPH) flavoprotein subunit, which yields MNKEVVTMSSGNTIPKELAGLASPLNDSQLNQLQQTISQLSPQQMAWVSGYFWGLSQSQTLGASAPLTQAAALTSAKPAGKLTIIFASQTGNAKGVAEALEQEAQAAGITVQLFDASDYKGKDLAKETHVIFVASTNGEGEAPDNALELHEFLQSKKAPKLPNLQYGVIGLGDSSYEFFCQTGKDFDAFLEKLGAKRFIDRVDCDVDYDAPAAEWRAKALESVKEALAGSQAEVVQLPVGQATTSHSQYNKQNPYTATLLTSQKITGRDSGKDVRHIEIDLADSGLTYQPGDALGVWYENSAELANAVLAAAGLSGVESVEVDGESLSLHSALVSKYEITGSNPQFVTKFAELSGSKKLQKLVEDKDKLREYAVNTQIVDVLKEKKTKLSAEQLISLLRRLTPRLYSIASSQSEVDEEVHLTVGIVEYDVDGEVRQGGASSFLGQRLEEGESVKVFIEHNNNFKLPQDDSTPVIMIGPGTGIAPFRSFIQERDNRGADGKSWLFFGDRTFTQDFLYQVEWQKYLKSGALTRLDVAFSRDQHEKVYVQHRVLEQAEQVWQWLQDGAYVYICGDATRMAKDVHEALIVVAQQQGGLSREKAEEYFNELRKAKRYQRDVY from the coding sequence AAGGAAGTCGTGACAATGTCTTCAGGAAACACCATACCAAAAGAGCTAGCTGGGCTTGCAAGCCCACTCAACGACTCGCAGCTAAACCAGCTGCAACAAACGATTTCACAACTCTCACCTCAGCAAATGGCTTGGGTGAGCGGTTATTTCTGGGGGCTAAGCCAGTCTCAGACTCTGGGCGCTTCAGCACCTTTGACTCAGGCGGCTGCTCTGACCTCCGCAAAACCTGCAGGTAAGCTGACCATTATCTTTGCTTCGCAAACCGGTAACGCTAAAGGTGTGGCCGAAGCATTAGAACAGGAAGCTCAGGCTGCTGGTATCACGGTACAATTATTTGATGCCAGTGATTACAAAGGCAAAGATCTGGCGAAAGAAACGCATGTGATCTTTGTGGCTTCAACCAATGGTGAAGGCGAAGCGCCGGACAACGCGCTGGAGCTGCATGAATTCCTGCAATCGAAAAAAGCTCCGAAACTGCCAAACCTGCAATACGGTGTGATTGGCTTGGGTGACTCGAGCTATGAGTTTTTCTGCCAAACTGGTAAAGACTTCGATGCTTTCCTTGAAAAACTGGGCGCGAAACGCTTTATCGATCGCGTTGATTGTGATGTGGACTATGACGCTCCTGCTGCCGAATGGCGTGCTAAAGCACTAGAAAGTGTTAAAGAAGCGTTGGCGGGTAGCCAGGCGGAAGTGGTTCAGTTGCCCGTTGGCCAAGCCACGACTTCTCACTCTCAGTACAACAAACAAAATCCTTACACCGCGACATTGCTGACCAGCCAGAAAATCACTGGCCGCGATTCGGGCAAAGACGTGCGTCACATCGAAATCGATTTGGCAGACTCGGGTCTGACTTATCAACCGGGTGATGCGTTGGGCGTATGGTATGAAAACAGTGCAGAACTGGCGAATGCTGTGTTGGCGGCGGCAGGTTTGTCTGGTGTTGAAAGTGTCGAAGTTGATGGTGAGAGTTTATCGCTGCACAGCGCACTGGTCAGCAAATACGAAATCACGGGTTCGAATCCGCAGTTCGTCACTAAGTTTGCTGAGCTGTCTGGCAGTAAGAAACTGCAAAAGCTGGTGGAAGATAAAGACAAGCTACGTGAATACGCGGTAAACACTCAAATTGTCGATGTACTAAAAGAAAAGAAAACCAAGCTCTCAGCTGAACAATTGATTTCTCTGCTACGTCGCCTCACGCCACGTCTGTACTCTATCGCATCCAGCCAATCGGAAGTGGATGAAGAAGTGCACTTGACGGTGGGCATCGTGGAATACGATGTGGATGGCGAAGTTCGTCAAGGCGGCGCGTCCAGCTTTTTGGGGCAGCGTTTGGAGGAAGGTGAGTCGGTGAAAGTGTTCATCGAGCACAACAACAACTTCAAACTGCCGCAAGATGATTCAACGCCAGTGATCATGATTGGCCCGGGTACTGGTATTGCGCCGTTCCGCAGCTTTATCCAAGAGCGTGATAACCGCGGAGCGGATGGTAAGAGCTGGTTGTTCTTTGGCGATCGCACCTTCACCCAAGATTTCCTTTACCAAGTGGAATGGCAGAAATACCTGAAGTCGGGCGCGCTCACGCGCTTGGACGTCGCCTTCAGCCGTGACCAACATGAAAAAGTGTACGTGCAACACCGTGTGTTGGAGCAAGCTGAGCAGGTATGGCAATGGCTGCAAGATGGCGCCTACGTTTATATCTGTGGTGATGCCACACGCATGGCGAAAGATGTCCATGAAGCGCTGATCGTCGTCGCGCAGCAACAGGGTGGCCTGTCACGTGAAAAAGCAGAAGAATATTTCAATGAGCTTCGTAAAGCGAAACGTTACCAGAGGGATGTGTACTAA
- a CDS encoding phosphoadenylyl-sulfate reductase, whose product MPEIVATPNLTELLTLTKAEQALHLAEVNAYLETLTAQERVVWALENLPGTHAVSSSFGIQAAVMLHLVTSVNKDVPVVLTDTGYLFPETYQFIDQLTERLNLNLKIYTAEMSSAWQEARFGKLWEQGVTGIEQYNRINKVEPMRRALHELEVGTWFSGLRREQSKSRATLPILAVQNGVFKFLPVIDWTNKDVHYYLKDNDLPYHPLWDEGYLSVGDTHTTRKWEPGMSEEETRFFGLKRECGLHEESPEQDGSGI is encoded by the coding sequence ATGCCTGAGATCGTCGCGACTCCTAATTTGACGGAGTTGTTAACGCTCACCAAGGCGGAGCAGGCGCTCCACTTGGCCGAAGTTAACGCGTATTTAGAAACGCTCACGGCGCAGGAACGTGTCGTTTGGGCTCTGGAAAACTTACCGGGTACTCATGCGGTCTCTTCCAGCTTTGGAATTCAGGCTGCAGTGATGCTGCATTTGGTGACGTCAGTCAACAAGGATGTCCCTGTGGTTTTGACCGACACGGGCTATTTGTTTCCGGAAACCTACCAGTTTATTGATCAACTGACGGAGCGTTTGAATCTGAATCTCAAGATTTACACCGCAGAGATGTCGTCCGCGTGGCAGGAAGCTCGCTTTGGTAAATTGTGGGAACAGGGCGTGACGGGGATTGAGCAATACAATCGCATCAATAAAGTGGAACCGATGCGCCGTGCGCTGCATGAACTTGAAGTTGGTACTTGGTTCTCGGGCTTGCGCCGTGAGCAATCGAAGTCACGGGCGACCTTACCGATTCTTGCGGTTCAAAATGGTGTCTTCAAATTCCTTCCGGTGATCGATTGGACCAATAAAGATGTCCACTATTACCTGAAAGACAACGATCTGCCGTATCACCCGCTTTGGGATGAGGGCTACCTGTCGGTTGGTGATACACATACCACGCGTAAGTGGGAACCGGGAATGAGCGAAGAAGAAACGCGATTCTTTGGTTTGAAGCGAGAATGTGGGCTGCATGAAGAGTCTCCTGAGCAAGATGGGTCAGGTATCTAA